AGGGTGCGGTGCAGGCGTCCGATCGGCCCCTCGAGGTACTCCTGGGTGGGCGGGTGCGCCAGCAGACGCGCGTAAAAGGCATCGGACAGGGCCTCGGCCTCGGCGCGGGCCTCGGGCTCGAGGGTGGCCAACATATGCGCCTCGAGATCTGTGAGGCCGATCAGTTCGATCAGTTCGGCGGCCAGGTGTTCCTCCCGGATGGACCAGCTCTGACGTTCGGTCATGCCGGCACCCCACCGAGCAGGGCGGCGATCTCGCGGGCCACGTCACGCGCCTCGAGATGAATCAGCCCCACGTTGGTGCCGTGCGGCGCGAGGATGGCGAGCACACCGGCCTCGCCAGCCGCATAGATAAAAACCTGACCGTCCGTTCCGGTCACGCTGGTTTCGGTCATGTGGCCTGCCGAGAGCGCACTGGTAATGCGCTTTCCCAGTCCCAGAGCCGTGGCGGCCATGGCGGACATCCGGCTGGGTTCCACGTTCGCACCCAGCGCATGGGCGATGGAGAGACCGTCGGTCGTGGCGATGAGGGCGCCGCGCAGTTCGGGCAGGGCGCTGCGCAGACGCTCGAGGCTGGCTTGAAGCTGGGCTTGTTTGCTCATACGATGCTCCGGTTCAGGGGTGCAGGAGTTCGAGCAGGCGCTCGAGGGTTCGGGCGGCCTCGAGGGGACGCGTGGCGTTCAGGCCGACCACCTGCCGTACGGGCAGATGGAAGTAGTCGGCGATCTCCTGGGGCTCCCAGGTGCGGGGCTGGTCCCGGCGGGTCAGGCCGATCACGAAGGGAACGTTGACCCTCGAGGTGATGAAATCGAGCATGTGACGGGCAGCGGGCAGGTCGCGTGGGCGGTCGGCGGGAACGAGCAGGATCAGGCCCAGAGCTCCCTGGCACAGCACTTCCCACATAAAATCGAAGCGGTCCTGGCCGGGGGTGCCGTACAGGTGCAGTTCGTGTCCGGCCAGGGTGAGGGTGCCGAAATCGAGGGCGACGGTGGTGTGGGTTTTACCGATGTTCTCGCTGGCAAGGGCATCGGTGTCCACCACCTCGGTCTGCGACAGGGCGCGAATGAACGAGGTTTTTCCGGCCCCGACCGGGCCGCTGACGACCAGCTTGAGCGGGGAACTCACGTGCGCACTCCCAGGCCCAGAGCGCCCAGCAGCCGCGCGATGAGTCCGGGAGAATGCTCCCGGCCCGGGCTCGGCTGCGTGCTGCGCAGCGGAATAACCCGGCCCAGGGTGCGCAGCTTGTACAGGTCCAGCTGAACCTGATCCACGCTCAACAGCAGTTGTCCGGCAACCTCGCGGGCGCTGGCACCGCGCTCGAGCAGCGGCGCGCTGGCACGCGCGAA
This window of the Deinobacterium chartae genome carries:
- a CDS encoding roadblock/LC7 domain-containing protein, which codes for MSKQAQLQASLERLRSALPELRGALIATTDGLSIAHALGANVEPSRMSAMAATALGLGKRITSALSAGHMTETSVTGTDGQVFIYAAGEAGVLAILAPHGTNVGLIHLEARDVAREIAALLGGVPA
- a CDS encoding ATP/GTP-binding protein, whose product is MSSPLKLVVSGPVGAGKTSFIRALSQTEVVDTDALASENIGKTHTTVALDFGTLTLAGHELHLYGTPGQDRFDFMWEVLCQGALGLILLVPADRPRDLPAARHMLDFITSRVNVPFVIGLTRRDQPRTWEPQEIADYFHLPVRQVVGLNATRPLEAARTLERLLELLHP